A stretch of Parachlamydia sp. AcF125 DNA encodes these proteins:
- the gatB gene encoding Asp-tRNA(Asn)/Glu-tRNA(Gln) amidotransferase subunit GatB, with protein MTQEWETIIGLEIHAELNTQSKLFSVAPNRFGDEPNLNITEVCTGMPGALPVLNQEAVRKAVQLGCALQARVAHFSTFDRKSYFYPDSPRNFQITQYENPIIMGGTVIAEIEGVEKIFHIHHVHLEDDAGMLKHFSTFAGVDYNRAGVPLVEIVSEPCMHSPQEAVAYCLAIKAILQYIDASDCNMEEGSLRVDANISVRPKGEKGFRNKIEIKNMNSFSNMEMALTAEIKRQIREYTSRPDEHHTAVIKQATYRWDPDRKETALMRTKESADDYRYFPEPDLVPIVLTEAYIEEVRQSLPELPLQRERRYVNELGLSAHSAFVLTSDKKLADYFEVALKTSSNARSLCNWLIVEFAGRFKESGKSIIESGISAEHVGHLVNMIDQKEITGRIAKSVADEMMLHPEKSPQQIVKENPDFSPVHDQAEIEKLVTQVLADNAQSIADFKAGKDKAFAFLVGQVMKLTKGKASPEVVNELLRQKIQDS; from the coding sequence ATGACACAAGAGTGGGAAACCATTATTGGATTAGAAATCCATGCCGAGTTGAACACACAATCAAAATTATTCAGCGTGGCTCCCAATCGTTTTGGGGATGAACCAAACCTCAATATTACAGAAGTATGCACTGGCATGCCAGGAGCTCTTCCTGTTTTAAACCAAGAAGCCGTTCGAAAAGCGGTGCAATTAGGCTGTGCCCTACAAGCGCGTGTGGCGCATTTTAGTACTTTTGATCGAAAGTCTTATTTTTATCCAGATAGTCCGCGCAATTTTCAGATTACGCAGTATGAAAACCCGATCATTATGGGGGGAACTGTAATTGCTGAAATAGAGGGAGTAGAAAAAATTTTCCACATTCATCATGTCCATCTAGAAGATGATGCTGGAATGCTTAAACACTTTTCTACTTTTGCGGGTGTCGATTATAACCGTGCGGGTGTTCCTCTTGTGGAAATTGTGTCTGAACCCTGCATGCATAGCCCTCAAGAAGCTGTGGCCTATTGCTTAGCAATCAAAGCTATTTTACAATATATCGATGCCTCTGATTGCAATATGGAAGAAGGCTCTTTGCGGGTGGATGCAAATATTTCTGTGCGTCCTAAAGGAGAGAAAGGTTTTCGAAATAAAATCGAAATCAAAAACATGAACTCTTTCAGCAACATGGAAATGGCTTTAACCGCTGAAATTAAACGTCAAATCCGCGAGTATACAAGCCGTCCCGACGAGCACCACACAGCCGTCATTAAGCAAGCCACCTACCGTTGGGATCCCGATCGAAAGGAGACGGCTCTCATGCGTACCAAAGAATCGGCCGATGATTACCGCTACTTTCCTGAGCCGGATTTGGTCCCCATTGTTTTAACTGAGGCATACATTGAAGAAGTTCGCCAATCACTTCCTGAGCTGCCCTTGCAAAGAGAAAGGCGGTATGTCAATGAATTGGGGCTTTCGGCGCATTCAGCGTTTGTATTAACAAGCGATAAAAAATTAGCAGATTATTTTGAAGTTGCCCTCAAAACAAGCTCCAACGCACGCAGTTTATGCAATTGGCTCATTGTGGAGTTTGCAGGGCGTTTTAAAGAAAGCGGTAAGTCAATTATCGAGAGTGGCATTTCAGCAGAGCATGTAGGGCATCTCGTCAACATGATTGACCAAAAAGAAATTACAGGAAGAATTGCCAAATCTGTGGCGGATGAAATGATGCTGCACCCTGAAAAATCTCCTCAACAAATAGTAAAGGAAAATCCAGACTTTTCTCCTGTCCACGATCAAGCCGAAATTGAAAAACTTGTCACGCAAGTTTTAGCAGATAACGCGCAATCGATTGCCGATTTTAAAGCCGGAAAAGATAAAGCTTTTGCCTTTCTTGTTGGTCAGGTGATGAAGCTTACCAAGGGAAAAGCTTCACCCGAAGTAGTAAATGAGCTGCTAAGACAAAAAATTCAGGATTCGTAA
- a CDS encoding ABC transporter ATP-binding protein → MKFLFKAALANRKHLFLMIFTMVAMCLVTVASQLEMFALGVITKGPASIEFFELFAPVRNGQLAANHEVTFEQMQERWRELNPSKEGLTRQEAENFVEQHKKKDLISSLLGKLNQIFPISKNLTNLAYFLVLVALFKASTLFAYRFSTRLLAIRVSRDLRQKYFEHIQLLPMSFYQQYNSGSLSSRVVGDAAQVAEALNACLVNYIHTPFTILTSLFLCFYASWKLSLIVFLGLPLLVIPIGYIAKQVKRLSKQIQQNQEKFASVLIDFLAGVQTVKMFAMEDFSLHKYRDLNDRMATLEQRSAKYDLSSRPVMHTIAMFFLAITLLYGLYFLKMGVSEVIVYCGLLYLFYEPIKKFAEENSHIQRGIAAAERMLEVMNIKPYLEDQAHARDFKEFLDKIEFDQVSFRYGDNWVLQDLSFTIRKGECVAIVGPTGAGKSTIVQLLPRLYDPQKGEIRIDGRPLSAYTQRSLREMIAFVPQKSFLFLDTIASNIAFGRGFSAKQIEEAARKAYAHDFISQLPEGYETVLSEAGKNLSGGQQQRLAIARALVKNAPILVMDEATSSLDMLSEFHIKQAIEQLRGQMTQIIIAHRLSTIEDADRIIYLEKGQKLAEGTKEELLQSCEGFRLLWQMMHRQSTVQAFNSFEGNE, encoded by the coding sequence ATGAAATTTTTATTTAAAGCGGCTCTGGCAAATCGCAAACATTTATTTTTAATGATATTTACCATGGTGGCCATGTGCTTGGTAACAGTGGCTTCCCAATTGGAAATGTTTGCATTAGGAGTCATTACTAAAGGACCAGCTAGTATAGAATTTTTTGAATTATTTGCGCCAGTAAGAAATGGGCAGCTGGCAGCTAACCATGAAGTGACTTTCGAACAAATGCAGGAGCGTTGGCGTGAATTAAATCCTTCAAAAGAAGGTTTAACTCGTCAAGAGGCGGAAAATTTTGTGGAACAACATAAAAAAAAAGACCTCATTTCAAGCTTGCTGGGAAAATTGAACCAAATTTTCCCTATTTCAAAAAATCTTACTAATCTAGCTTACTTCTTAGTCTTGGTTGCTCTATTTAAAGCATCCACTCTTTTTGCTTATCGCTTTTCCACCCGCTTGCTGGCTATTCGAGTGAGTAGGGATTTACGCCAAAAATACTTTGAGCATATTCAATTGCTTCCTATGAGCTTTTATCAACAGTATAATAGTGGAAGCTTATCTTCGCGAGTTGTTGGAGACGCTGCCCAAGTTGCAGAAGCCTTAAACGCCTGCTTGGTCAACTACATTCATACGCCTTTTACCATTCTAACAAGTTTGTTTCTTTGTTTTTATGCCTCCTGGAAACTCTCTTTGATTGTTTTTTTAGGCTTACCCCTTCTTGTCATTCCAATTGGTTATATCGCTAAGCAAGTTAAACGCCTTTCAAAGCAGATCCAGCAAAACCAAGAAAAATTTGCCTCAGTATTGATTGATTTTTTAGCAGGAGTGCAAACAGTTAAAATGTTTGCAATGGAAGACTTTTCCTTGCACAAATATCGCGATTTGAATGATCGCATGGCTACTCTCGAACAAAGAAGTGCTAAATACGATCTCTCTTCGCGCCCTGTTATGCACACGATCGCGATGTTTTTCTTGGCAATCACCTTGTTATATGGGCTGTATTTTTTGAAAATGGGTGTTTCAGAAGTGATTGTATATTGTGGGTTATTATACCTGTTTTATGAGCCCATTAAAAAATTTGCCGAAGAAAATAGCCATATTCAAAGAGGGATCGCAGCAGCTGAAAGAATGTTAGAAGTGATGAATATTAAACCTTATCTCGAGGACCAAGCCCATGCTAGAGATTTTAAAGAGTTCCTCGACAAGATTGAATTTGATCAGGTTTCTTTTCGTTATGGAGATAATTGGGTTTTGCAAGATCTTTCCTTTACTATTCGAAAAGGTGAATGTGTGGCAATTGTGGGACCCACGGGGGCGGGTAAATCCACGATTGTACAATTGCTTCCTCGCTTATATGATCCGCAGAAAGGAGAAATTCGGATTGATGGGCGCCCCTTAAGTGCTTATACTCAGCGGTCTTTGCGCGAAATGATTGCATTCGTTCCTCAAAAATCTTTTCTCTTTCTCGATACGATCGCTTCAAATATTGCCTTCGGGCGTGGCTTTTCAGCAAAACAAATTGAAGAAGCTGCCAGAAAGGCTTATGCCCATGACTTTATTAGCCAGCTGCCTGAAGGGTATGAAACCGTGCTTTCTGAAGCGGGCAAAAACCTTTCAGGGGGGCAACAGCAGCGTTTAGCGATTGCACGTGCGCTTGTAAAAAATGCTCCCATTTTAGTCATGGATGAAGCCACTTCTTCTTTAGATATGTTAAGTGAATTTCATATTAAACAAGCGATTGAGCAGCTGCGCGGTCAAATGACACAAATTATTATCGCCCATCGCTTATCTACGATAGAAGATGCCGATCGGATCATCTATTTAGAGAAGGGGCAAAAACTTGCAGAAGGAACAAAAGAGGAGCTCCTACAATCCTGTGAAGGGTTTCGCTTACTCTGGCAAATGATGCACCGCCAATCCACTGTGCAAGCTTTTAATTCGTTTGAAGGGAATGAATAA
- a CDS encoding acetyl-CoA carboxylase carboxyltransferase subunit alpha produces MDVLPHEKQINEYIKTIEHLKNQNQDNPLFTVEIRKLEQKLEKLKEKVYSELTPWQRIMICRHPSRPHTIDYVNNMCESFHELCGDRTFSEDRAIIGGLAKIQGVKFMLIGQEKGNDTESRLERKFGMLNPEGFRKALRLMRLAEKFNLPIVSLLDTQGAYPGLEAEERGQGWAIAQNLREMMRIATPIIVIVIGEGCSGGALGMGVGDAVGMLEHAYYSVISPEGCASILWKDASKNIEAASALKLNAENLLSLQVIDTIIPEPLGGAHHDPEVVYTNIKKFVLEQWQILRMIPPPLLLEQRYLKFRKMGQFAV; encoded by the coding sequence TTGGACGTTCTACCTCACGAAAAACAAATTAATGAATATATTAAAACAATTGAACATCTGAAAAACCAGAATCAAGATAATCCTTTATTTACAGTAGAAATTCGCAAACTTGAGCAGAAGTTAGAAAAATTAAAAGAAAAAGTCTATTCTGAGCTAACGCCTTGGCAAAGAATTATGATTTGCCGGCACCCCTCTCGTCCCCATACCATCGATTATGTTAACAATATGTGTGAGAGTTTTCACGAATTATGTGGAGATCGCACTTTTAGTGAAGACCGCGCCATCATTGGGGGGCTTGCAAAAATTCAAGGCGTCAAATTTATGCTAATTGGGCAAGAAAAAGGGAATGATACGGAAAGCCGTTTAGAGCGCAAATTTGGAATGCTAAACCCTGAAGGGTTTAGGAAAGCTTTGCGATTAATGCGCTTGGCAGAAAAATTTAATTTACCGATTGTCTCCCTTTTAGATACACAAGGGGCCTATCCCGGACTAGAAGCTGAAGAACGAGGGCAAGGATGGGCGATTGCCCAAAATCTGCGCGAAATGATGCGCATTGCCACGCCTATCATTGTGATTGTGATCGGGGAAGGGTGTTCAGGCGGCGCCTTAGGGATGGGCGTAGGAGATGCGGTGGGAATGTTAGAGCACGCTTACTATTCGGTAATTTCTCCTGAGGGGTGTGCTTCCATTTTGTGGAAAGATGCTTCGAAAAATATAGAGGCTGCTTCGGCATTGAAATTAAACGCGGAAAACCTCCTTTCTTTGCAGGTTATTGATACGATCATTCCCGAGCCTTTAGGAGGGGCCCACCATGATCCTGAGGTTGTTTATACCAATATTAAGAAATTTGTTTTGGAACAGTGGCAAATCCTACGCATGATTCCGCCCCCTTTATTACTAGAACAAAGGTATCTCAAATTTAGAAAAATGGGGCAATTCGCTGTTTAG
- a CDS encoding L,D-transpeptidase, which translates to MNFPKLFLIVSVLLFGSILFASVLKSSKKKTLDPESIAQSAHIILEQEVRILEDSPKKPSLPADGSLKIQSNAQLPQANRIAELFNTTPPQLPIVETITYKSRVSWQKGRPAWLSDYAGHYHTSRHFIARSLNGKVDYLKQDVAEGDRFNVFKEGLPVEFYLLVDLSRAKLWFYYHDLDSDERVLLKTYSVGLGRPDASKPSGYLTPLGKYKLGDKIAIYEPNKMGYYQGQKTELIRVFGTRWIPFEQELEGCSAPAKGFGIHGLPWALNEQGKLVEVRSSLGKYESDGCIRLATEDIEEIFAIVVTKPTVIELVKDFYEAHLPGKESQ; encoded by the coding sequence ATGAATTTTCCTAAATTATTTCTCATTGTTTCTGTGCTATTGTTTGGCTCCATTCTGTTTGCCTCAGTGTTAAAGAGCTCTAAGAAAAAAACGCTTGATCCTGAATCGATCGCTCAATCCGCACACATTATCTTAGAACAAGAGGTCAGAATTCTTGAAGATAGCCCAAAAAAACCGTCTTTACCTGCCGATGGGTCGTTAAAAATCCAATCTAATGCCCAACTTCCCCAGGCCAATCGAATTGCAGAATTATTCAATACCACCCCTCCTCAATTGCCTATTGTGGAAACCATCACTTACAAAAGCCGCGTCTCTTGGCAAAAAGGTCGGCCTGCATGGTTATCTGATTATGCAGGGCATTATCACACCTCTCGCCATTTTATTGCGCGCAGCTTGAATGGAAAAGTAGATTATTTAAAACAAGATGTGGCTGAGGGGGATCGATTTAATGTATTTAAAGAAGGGCTGCCCGTAGAGTTTTATCTACTAGTCGATTTATCGCGAGCAAAGCTGTGGTTTTATTATCATGACCTTGACTCCGATGAGCGTGTTCTTCTAAAAACCTATTCAGTAGGATTAGGCCGGCCAGATGCTTCTAAGCCATCGGGTTACTTAACGCCGCTGGGAAAGTATAAGCTAGGCGATAAGATCGCCATTTACGAACCTAATAAAATGGGCTATTATCAAGGGCAGAAGACAGAGCTAATCCGTGTTTTTGGAACAAGGTGGATTCCCTTTGAACAAGAATTAGAAGGTTGCAGTGCGCCTGCAAAAGGATTTGGAATTCATGGCCTCCCTTGGGCTTTAAATGAGCAAGGGAAACTGGTGGAGGTTCGCAGTAGCTTAGGTAAATATGAAAGCGATGGCTGCATACGTCTCGCTACCGAAGACATTGAAGAAATTTTTGCTATAGTCGTGACTAAACCCACGGTTATTGAGTTAGTTAAGGATTTTTACGAGGCTCACCTGCCTGGTAAAGAATCGCAGTAA
- the gatA gene encoding Asp-tRNA(Asn)/Glu-tRNA(Gln) amidotransferase subunit GatA, with amino-acid sequence MHTLSALEIRDRFLRGEISAIAIAQHFLSRIEQYDSQVGAFLSVLRERVLRKAAELDRKKAAGEKLGKLAGIPIGIKDNIHIEGEITTCASKFLTNFKAPFSSTVVTLLEQEDALLIGKTNLDEFAMGSSTENSALQKTFNPWNLKCTPGGSSGGSAAAVAARLCPIALGSDTGGSIRQPASLCGVVGFKPTYGRVSRYGLVAYGSSLDQIGPLATNTADAALIMEVLGQYCEKDSTSLPYAAEDYLRRLDGNIKGMKVGIPRQFLEGLSDEPRKIFDSSLLIFQDLGAEIVDVDLDILKYSLAVYYILATAEASTNLARFDGIRYGHRSLKAQTLDEVYELSKEEGFGSEVKRRIMLGTYVLSAGFQDAYYRKAQKVRTLMLQKFKEAFQLCDLVATPVCPCAAFEVGAIKSPLEMYLEDIYTISSNLAGVPAISIPSGFTQDHKPLGLQLIGPQKHDVAVLHAANAFERVTNYHTFIPEFVK; translated from the coding sequence ATGCATACTTTATCAGCCCTTGAAATTCGGGACCGTTTTCTGCGTGGCGAGATTTCTGCTATCGCGATTGCGCAACATTTTCTTTCTCGGATTGAACAATATGACTCACAAGTGGGAGCCTTTCTTTCTGTCCTAAGAGAGCGCGTTTTAAGAAAAGCGGCCGAACTAGATCGGAAAAAAGCCGCGGGCGAAAAACTGGGAAAGTTAGCGGGAATCCCTATTGGGATTAAGGATAATATCCATATTGAAGGGGAAATTACGACTTGCGCTTCTAAATTCCTGACCAACTTTAAAGCTCCTTTTTCTTCTACTGTTGTAACCCTCTTAGAGCAAGAAGATGCCTTATTGATTGGAAAGACAAATTTGGATGAATTTGCGATGGGCTCTTCCACGGAAAATTCTGCTCTTCAAAAAACATTCAATCCTTGGAATCTCAAGTGCACACCAGGAGGATCGTCGGGAGGCTCTGCAGCAGCCGTAGCAGCTCGCCTTTGCCCCATTGCCTTGGGTAGCGATACGGGCGGCTCTATTAGACAGCCGGCTTCATTATGTGGGGTAGTTGGATTTAAGCCCACTTATGGGCGAGTTTCTCGCTATGGCTTAGTGGCTTACGGATCTTCACTTGACCAAATTGGCCCCCTAGCCACCAATACTGCTGATGCGGCCTTGATCATGGAAGTGTTGGGCCAATATTGTGAAAAAGATTCAACTAGTCTCCCTTATGCTGCCGAAGATTACTTGCGCCGCTTGGATGGAAATATTAAGGGCATGAAGGTTGGGATACCCCGCCAATTTTTAGAAGGGCTTTCCGATGAACCGCGCAAAATTTTTGATTCTTCCCTCCTTATTTTCCAAGATTTAGGGGCCGAAATTGTGGATGTGGATTTGGATATCCTCAAATACTCATTAGCGGTCTATTACATCCTAGCTACAGCCGAGGCTTCTACCAATTTGGCCCGCTTTGATGGGATCCGATATGGCCATCGCTCCTTAAAAGCTCAAACTCTAGATGAAGTTTACGAGCTCTCTAAGGAAGAGGGTTTTGGGAGTGAAGTTAAAAGGCGCATTATGCTAGGAACATACGTTTTGTCGGCAGGTTTTCAGGATGCCTACTATAGGAAAGCGCAAAAAGTGCGCACGTTAATGCTGCAAAAATTTAAAGAAGCTTTTCAGCTATGCGATTTAGTTGCCACCCCCGTATGCCCTTGCGCGGCCTTTGAAGTAGGCGCTATTAAGTCGCCACTGGAGATGTATCTTGAAGATATCTACACTATTTCAAGTAATTTAGCTGGCGTTCCTGCAATTAGTATTCCAAGTGGTTTTACACAAGATCATAAGCCGTTAGGTCTTCAACTAATTGGCCCTCAAAAGCATGACGTGGCTGTTTTACATGCAGCAAACGCCTTTGAACGTGTAACAAACTATCATACCTTTATCCCTGAGTTCGTGAAATAG